The Epinephelus lanceolatus isolate andai-2023 chromosome 12, ASM4190304v1, whole genome shotgun sequence genome segment TTACCTAGATCTGAATTACCGTTAATTGTCCTTATTACTGACCTCTGTGGCCTTGTATCAGTGTGGTCAGCCTGCCTGTAACAGATACCATACaccaatgtaatgtaatgtaatgtgcaCCAATACTTTGTATTACGTCACAGCATCAGTACattgtttctttatttattgtgaCCTTACAGTGCTGGGTATAGTCAATATACATGGATAAAACAGTTCATATATATTATATCATTTATAGTTTGAAAATACTTTACTAAGTTAATGCATTTTGAAAGGGTACAAAAAAGCTGTAGGACTGGGATTTTAGAAAATGGGCCTGTTTTACTCCAGTGTTCACTCACAATACTGGTGTAAAAAAATCTTTCATAATCACAAACTTAAGTCAGTTGAGTTTAAACTTGCATTTACCCATTATTTACATGTGGTcatattatttgtatttgtttctaAATAAGTCAGCCAGTAACTGTTTTGTGTGAATGTTACTGTATGAATGCATAACTcaacaaaatgtgtttccattttcgctgaaaaaaaaaaaatcccaaaggtGTCACTTTTCAAAAAGTTCTTAATTTATCCCAGCAGCTGCCTTCAGAGCCTATTAGAGCCACGCTGTGTGACAAAAACATCACGTGATATTTTCACGTAATGGAAACATGCCACGGTTTCATTGTCCCCTGGTAGTAAAGATGTTTTTGATCTGTGGTTGAAGGAAAGTCGGTTCAGCTGAATTGTCTCCAAGCCACTCTTTTTCCATAAGAAATGTTGTATTTGACAATTTAATCTTCAAACACcattacatttaatttctttaaCTGCACAAAGGCTATTTGCTGCTCACAAGGGGGCAGTGTGTGCAGAAGCAGAAATAATTGTTATCTGTGTTGAGTCTTTTCAACGGTCTGAGAGCAGCACCTGTTTTCCCCTGTGGGCTTACATGATAggttattcatattttatcaggTACTATTAGAAACTGCACATGATGCTGTTACTCACATGAAAGCAGTGGTTGCATAATAGCAGCTTCATGTTTTGAATCAAGACTTAAAAGTCTGAATAGTTTTATTCATAGATGACTAAGGATAATAAAACCTTTGGTATAAACAATGTTAACTGTCCTTTAACACTGTGGTCTTTCTGTTTTAGCACAGAGATACTCCTGACAACAACCCAGACACTCCCTTTGAGTTCACTGAGGAGAACAAAAAGGTAAAGTTAACATCTGAATTGAGCCAGTAAGAATATCTACCAATATTTTCCCACCTGTATTGGCCAGTTCTGATATGAGACTATATAAGTCAAACAAGTTGAGCTTTTCAGACATGCCTatctttagttttttttctttattatcatGTTCATGTTCTTCTAATTATTGTTATATTGAATTGCATGGCTGTCTCACTCCCCTTGCAAGCATGCATATGTTTCAAAAGTTAAACTggacatttttctctttttaatatCTTAAACTGAACCTTGATACAGGGTTTTCACCCCATATTTTGGTGAAAGGTTATATACCACTGTAGCAGATAGTAAAATAGGAGGAGCTGATCATTATCACCAAGATAAAACAACtcttattttgatacatttaacTTCATATTAATTTTGAAAAGGTACCAGTATCAGTGCATTTCTTGTAAATACCTGTATAGCTAATACTTTTGTATGAGCATCGTTTGATATTTTAAATTGGTGTAATTGTTGGGATACAGTCATTCTTATTCTAAGGAATGCCACATTagttaaaatgtcttttgtttttcttcccctGCAGAGGATCGAGGCGATCATTTCAATGTACCCTATCGGACACAAGCAAGCAGCCACCATCCCAGTGTTGGATGTAGCCCAGAGGCAACATGGATGGCTTCCTATTTCTGCCATGAACAAGGCACAGTGATTCTTCCACAAtttgttttacagctgtgtaaTGCCAATTTGTTGGACCATAAAACACCATGTCTTATGTCATGTAAGGGAACCTCATTAtatgtttgtaattgttttcattCAGGTCGCTGAGGTGCTGGAAGTCGCTCCGATGAGAGTGTATGAAGTAGCGACATTCTATACGATGTTCCTGCGTCAGCCTGTGGGAAAATACTTCATTCAGATCTGCACAACAACACCCTGCATGCTCTGCAACTCAGACAGCATCCTGGAGGCCATCCAAAACAAACTGGGTAAGAGAGCCATTTTCCATTTTATGGTGGGACACCAGAGAAGAGATGAAAACGCAGATgaaaacaatcttttttttattgtgtataTTTGAGATAAACACAGATTGGGAACAAACATGTAAATATACAGTTGTTTCTGCAATTCAAACAACAGCGAGCCGCAGCAGCAAACAAGAATACACATGAGACTGAAATCAAGCCAGACGACTGCTAAGCTACATCAGTCTCTGTAGCGTTTAAAAGAGCACCCTCAGATTTTTGTTCTTTCAATCAAACAGATAGTGAGGTTATACTTTTTGTTATAACTCCCATATAGTGTTACAGCTGTGTAATGTCACGTAATGCTGCTTGAGTTTAAATTATTTGTTGCTTCAGTAACGTGCAGCTTGTCGGAGGAGATTAGCTAAATAAAAAGCatgtctttatttgtttttccacaGGTATCAAGGTTGGAGAGACTACTCCAGACAAGATGTTCACGCTAATAGAAGTGGAATGCCTGGGTGCCTGCGTGAATGCTCCAATGGTTCAGATCAATGACAACTATTATGTGAGTGTTAGACTACTCTGTGCAGATGGCCTCCTCACCAAACATTATAACTTAATTAACAAAATAACGTTAAAGCCTGAAATGAGTTTTGCAAAGAACGTCTGCAGTGAAAACATCTCTCAGTCCTCTAAAGGAgtgctactttttttttctctggaaGCCAATGCAGGTGTGGTATAGTCTACACTTGTAAGGCTCAGAAACTGAACGGGGCGGAAATGGAAACTGTGACAGGAAAATAATCTTGCATTATTAATAATATGGCTGGAATAACAACGTTGTCTCATCCATGACCTGAGCTCAGAAAAAGATTATGAGCCAGATGTAATATGAAAAGTTTGCTTTTTGCATTTGTGGTTAAACATTATGTGAAACTAATTCTGCAGTCTATTGCCATGGGAGAGTTTGGTTATTGCAAGCTGAGCACAAGTGGATGAcccaattaaattaaatgtgacTGAGAAAAGAGGAGTTTTCTGTAACACGTAAAATTGCTGAGGTGTGATCATTAGAGACAGAACAGGTACGGTGAGTATGGTGGTACTGAGTTTAgcattttctgtgattaattagcACTCAAAAATGCAGGCAGTATCTGGGCTATTA includes the following:
- the ndufv2 gene encoding NADH dehydrogenase [ubiquinone] flavoprotein 2, mitochondrial translates to MFLSGAVRSAVSQTARQVRSLHQSAARAGAGGIFVHRDTPDNNPDTPFEFTEENKKRIEAIISMYPIGHKQAATIPVLDVAQRQHGWLPISAMNKVAEVLEVAPMRVYEVATFYTMFLRQPVGKYFIQICTTTPCMLCNSDSILEAIQNKLGIKVGETTPDKMFTLIEVECLGACVNAPMVQINDNYYEDLTPKDIEEIIDELIAGRVPPPGPRSGRFSCEPAGGLTSLTEPPPGPGFGVRADL